AAATACCAACATCAGCTTTTTGTGATAATTCTTTAATAGTAACTAGTCCAAGGTGTTCAAAATTTCTCAATATATAGTCGCATAACTTTTGTTGTTTTTTAGGCAACTGCTTTTTATTATTCAATAATTTCTTTTTTAAGGGGATGTCCATTACAACAGAACTCCGTTTCCGTTAATAGTTTAAAACCATGATACCAGTTTATACAAGATAATTAAAACAAGTTTGTGTCCAATTTAAATTATGAAAGAACAAAAAAGTTCCGTTTTTAAATGTAAGGGTTTACATTTGTTCAAAATGGTGCTAAGCTTTTGATAATTTCAATTAAGGAGGATTCATATATGAAAAATTTTGAATTTTCAAAACTTAAACCGAAAGTTCAGGAATTTTTAAATAATGAAATACCGCTATACATTAATGGTGAATATCAAAAGGCCTCTAGCAATGCTTCGTTTGGAGTGCTTGACCCATCTACCGGTAAGCAAATTGCTACAGCAAGTGAAGCGAATGAAAATGATGTTAATTTGGCAGTCCAAGCTGCCCGTAACGCTTTTGATAATGGTGAATGGACACAAATGCCTGAGCAAGAACGTTCTAACATTTTGTATGAATTTGCTAGATTACTTAAAGAACATAGAGTAGAACTTGCCGAACTTGAGTCTATCGACAGCGGTAAAGTTTATGAAACGGCGTTAGCAGATGATATTGATGGTACAATTCAACAATTTGAATATTATGCAGGATTTGCAACTCAAATATCCGGTAAAACGACGCAGATTTCTAATGACTTAGTTGCATATACATTACATGAACCTATTGGCGTAGTGGGTCAAATTATTCCATGGAACTTCCCATTATTAATGGCGTCATGGAAATTAGGCGCTGCCTTAGCTGTAGGTTGTACGATCGTTATTAAACCTGCGATGGAAACACCTTTATCTCTAATTTATGCAGCAAAATTATTCAAAGAAGCAGGATTCCCTGATGGTGTAGTAAATATTATACCTGGGCAAGGACGTACTGTTGGTGAAGCACTAACAAATCATACTGATGTCGACAAACTTGCATTTACCGGTTCAACTGCCGTTGGTACAGGAGTAATGAAAAATGCGGCTGAACAAATTAAAAATGTCACTCTTGAATTAGGCGGGAAATCACCTGCGATTGTATTAAATGATGCAGATTTAGATGAAACTATCGAAGGCGTATACAACGGTACAATGTATAATCATGGTCAAAATTGTAGTGCATGTACGAGAGTTTACGTTCAAAGAGACATTTATGACGATGTGATTGAGAAACTTAAAGCACATGCGGCTACAGTACAAGTAGGTCCAAGTATGGATCCAAATTCAGACATGGGACCGCTAATTTCAGAGAGACAACAACAACGTGTACTCGAGTATATCGATAAAGGTAAACAAGAAGGCGCCAAACTTCTATGTGGCGGTAATAAAGTACATGATGAGGGTTATTATGTAGAACCTACAATTTTTGTAGACGTAGAAGATGATATGACAATTGCACGAGAAGAAATATTCGGTCCGGTCATGGCAGTATTTGTTTTTGATGAAGTCGATGAAGTTATCAATAGAGCGAATGACAGTGAATACGGACTTGCTTCTAGTGTATGGACTCAAAATATTAAAACGGGTCATCATATTTCAAATAAATTAAAAGCCGGAACAGTGTGGATTAACACGGTAGGTCAAGAACTAGAAACAATGCCATTTGGTGGATATAAACAATCCGGCATAGGTAGAGAAATGGGCGGAGAATATGGTATTCAAAGCTACACTGAAGTGAAAAGCGTCATGATTAATATTGACTAAAAATAAAAAAGCGAGGGAACTAATTATGAATAAAAAACCATATGGAATGATAGCAGCTTTACCAACACCAATGAATAATAATGGAGATATTGATTATGCAAGTTATGAAAAATTAATCGAACACGTGATTAGTGGCGGCATTCACGGCGTCCTTGTCGGCGGTAGCGGCGGCGAGTATTCGTTAATGTCATTTGAAGAACGTAAGGAAATCATCAAATTTGTTACGGAAAAAGTTAATGGCCGTGTACATGTAATGGCAGGCACAGGGTGTCACCGTACAACCGATGCGATTCAGTTAACGCAATATGCTGAAGAAGTAGGTGCAGATTTTGCATTAGTGCTACATCCATACTATATGCCAACAAGTGACGAAGGTATTTTAGCATACTACCAAGCTATTGAAGATAATACAAATATTGGCCTTGTTATTTATCATTATCCTGAAGCTACTGGTATTGAATTATCTCCAGAAGTTTTAGCTGAAATTAGTAAATTAGATCATGTGGTAGGTATTAAAAATACTGCCGACGGTATCCACACTTCAAAATTATTAGAGCTAGTTAAAAATGATGAAACTTTCGCATTACTTAACGGTTATGAAGATCTATTCTTACCTACATTAGCAATCGGTGGCGAAGGCGCTATTGGAATCGCACCAAACTTAGTACCTGACAAAGTAGCCAAAATATATGAATTAGTGAAAAACAATGATATTCAACAAGCGATAGAAATTAATAAACAATTATTACCATTATTTAACATTATAGAAGAAGATGTAATTCCAGGTACTGTCAAAGCAGGCTTGAAAGCGTTAGGTATTTTTGACACAACAACTTGTCGCGAACCATTAACGTCTCCTTCTAAAGAATATGAGCAAAAAATTGCACAGTTATTAGAATCACTTAACTAAAAGATATAGCAGAGAAAAATAGTAAATGAAGAAGGTGCTTATATATGAAAGACGTGATTATTGTAGGCGGAGGATTAGCAGGTTTATCAGCGGCATGGCGATTAAAAGACCATGATATTTTACTACTAGAATCCGAAGATCGTGTAGGCGGACGAGTGATGTCTGAGCGTCGTGGAAATTATTGGATGAACTGGGGTGGCCATGTTTACGCTGGTAAAGGATCAGCGACAGATGAATTATTAAAATCAGTAGGCGTAAAAGCACTACCAGTTCCTGGAAAACTTTCAGCGATGCAATTAAATGGCAAATTGTTGTTAGATGGTCATGTTGAGCTGTATCCGTTTAGAGTTGCTATGTCTTGGAAAGATCGTATTTCTATGTTGATTGCTGGAGCAAAAGTGAGAGGCGCGGTTTTAAAATATAGCAAAATAGCTAAAAGACGTGCGCATGAAGATTACTGTACACAACAACAACGTATCTTTAACTTTATGAATAACAGAACATTTTCTGATTTTACAGGAAAATTGCCAGAAGATGCAGATGCTATCTTTAGACCTACTGTAAGCCGATCAACTGGCGAGCCAGAACAAATTTCTGCAGGCGCAGGTGTGGCATATTTTGACATGATTTGGAGTAAGGAAGATGGTTTAACACGTAACATTGTAGGCGGTCCATCGACTTTAACAAATACGATAGCTAGTCGTATTAAAGACAGCGTTGAGCTTAATGCGCATGTTCAAGAAGTCGTAAATAATGACGATTTTGTTAGCGTGAAATATGAAAAAGACGGCAAAACATATACTGAAATTGCACGATATATCATTATGGCGACGCCAGCACCTATTACGCGTAAAGTGACAAAAAACTTGAGCCCACGTTTAAATGATGCGCTCAGTCAAATTAAGTACGGCCCGCATGTAAGCGCTTCCTTTTTAACTAATGAAACAGAAAAGCAAGTGTGGGACGATGTATACGCCTTTGCAACACCGAAAAAGTCATTTGATATTTTGATTCATAATTCAAATTTAACGCATAGTATGCATAGTCATCGTCATCAGGGTAGTAGCTTTATGACATTCTCGCCGGCTAATAGAGGCCGCGCATTATTAGAGAAATCCGAAGAAGAAATTTTAGAGCAATATTTAGACGATATTGAAGAAATGTTCCCAGGTTTTAGAAATATTGTAGTCGAGGCACATGTGCAGAAGTTTCCATATGGTTCAGCTTATGTTTATCCAGGTCGTGCCGACATTCAACCTATATTGACAGAACCCGAAGGTCGTTTATATTTAGCAGGAGACTACTTAGGTACATTTTATACAGAAACAGCTATACAAACAGGTTTCACAGCTGCACAAGACATTAACAGTTTATTAGCGTTCTATCAAAATGATATACAGCAAATACTGTAATTAACATTCTGTATATTTTGGGAGGCAAGATTTAATGGAAAAGACAAAAACGATGGAAGATGTTCCGTTTTGTAGATTTCACATGAAAATATTTGCATATTGTAGTGGTAGTTCATTCGTAGATGGCTATGCGCTCGGTATCATTGCTATAGCACTCTCGATAATGCAAAAAGATATTAATATGTCTGTAACTACTGTAGGTCTTCTTGGCATGGGGACGTTACTTGGTATGGTTTTCGGTGGATTAGTCGGCGGTTACTTTACCGACCTTATAGGTAGGAAGAAAATGTTTATCATCGACATGTTGCTACTCGGTGTATTTACGATATCTCAGTTTTTCGTGACGGATCCAACACAATTAATCATCTTAAGAATATTAATCGGTGTCACGTTAGGTATGGATTATCCTATCGCAGGTTCACTAATGAGTGAATTTGCACCGAAGAAAAATCGTGGCGCATTATTAGGTGGTATCAATGCATTCTGGTTTATCGGTTACGCTGTATCATTTATTGTTGGCTATTTACTTATTCCAATTGGCAACGCAACAAGTTGGAGATGGATGTTAGCGAGTGGTGCAGTGCCAGTAGTCGTATTATTATTCGCACGTTTAAATATGCCAGAGTCACCACATTGGTTGTTAAAGCATGGCCAAAAACAAAAAGCCGAAGACATCGTACAAAGTGTGTTTGGCGATCATGTCCAAGTTAGCCAAAAAGAGCATTCAGAACAAAAACCTAATTTGTTAGATATTTTTAGAAATGGTTACGGTAAAAGAACGCTATTTATTTCAATATTTTGGTCAGTACAAGTCATGACAACTTTTGCAATCGGTACATATATCCCTGAAATACTGTCTGAATTTAGTTTGAAAGGCGGTTCGCAAGAATATTTAGGTTCTGCAATTATTAACTTATTTTATTTAATTGGAGCCTTCCCAGCATTATATTTTGTAGAGAAAATTGGCAGAAGACCGACACTATTGTGGCCGTTCTTGATTACTACGATTGCCTTATTTGTTCTTGGTGTAGTATCAGGTAATAACCCACCATTTTGGATAATACTATTACTCTTTGTTATTTACGGTATCTTTAATACTGGCATGAGTAGTCACCAATGGATTTATCCTTATGAACTATATCCGACACACTTTAGAGGTACAGGTGGTGGATTTACAACTACCGTCAGTCGTATCGCATCAGCCATCAGTACATTCTTCTTTCCAGTTATATTGTCTAACTATGGATTAAGTACAACGATGTATATTTCATCAGGATTACTGTTTATCGGCTTTGTCGTATCAATCTTTATGGCACCAGAAACCAAAAATAAAGGTCTCGATGATGCCAGCTCAGCAACAGTAATTAAACCCGAAATAAATTAAATTATGAGGTAGTTACGCGAAATACACATCCATTTGGGTGTGTAGTTTTTTATGACTATAATTATGTGAAAGTTGTAGTGATAATCAAAAGTGTAAAACAGGTTGAAATAATGAAATATTATAGTATATACTTGCACTAATCTTAAATCTAGGAGGTGTTGGACATGTTTCTTATAGCTCAAAGTTGCCGATATTTATATATCGTTCGCAACAAATTTGCGAATGTATTTTCAAAATTGGTGGAGTCTGTCTTTTTTGAAAATATAAGAGCTATAGGGAATATGAACACCGTTAGATGCTAATTACTTCCTTATAGCTCACTTGGAGGAAGTAAAAATGAAT
The genomic region above belongs to Staphylococcus durrellii and contains:
- a CDS encoding flavin monoamine oxidase family protein yields the protein MKDVIIVGGGLAGLSAAWRLKDHDILLLESEDRVGGRVMSERRGNYWMNWGGHVYAGKGSATDELLKSVGVKALPVPGKLSAMQLNGKLLLDGHVELYPFRVAMSWKDRISMLIAGAKVRGAVLKYSKIAKRRAHEDYCTQQQRIFNFMNNRTFSDFTGKLPEDADAIFRPTVSRSTGEPEQISAGAGVAYFDMIWSKEDGLTRNIVGGPSTLTNTIASRIKDSVELNAHVQEVVNNDDFVSVKYEKDGKTYTEIARYIIMATPAPITRKVTKNLSPRLNDALSQIKYGPHVSASFLTNETEKQVWDDVYAFATPKKSFDILIHNSNLTHSMHSHRHQGSSFMTFSPANRGRALLEKSEEEILEQYLDDIEEMFPGFRNIVVEAHVQKFPYGSAYVYPGRADIQPILTEPEGRLYLAGDYLGTFYTETAIQTGFTAAQDINSLLAFYQNDIQQIL
- a CDS encoding MFS transporter; this encodes MEKTKTMEDVPFCRFHMKIFAYCSGSSFVDGYALGIIAIALSIMQKDINMSVTTVGLLGMGTLLGMVFGGLVGGYFTDLIGRKKMFIIDMLLLGVFTISQFFVTDPTQLIILRILIGVTLGMDYPIAGSLMSEFAPKKNRGALLGGINAFWFIGYAVSFIVGYLLIPIGNATSWRWMLASGAVPVVVLLFARLNMPESPHWLLKHGQKQKAEDIVQSVFGDHVQVSQKEHSEQKPNLLDIFRNGYGKRTLFISIFWSVQVMTTFAIGTYIPEILSEFSLKGGSQEYLGSAIINLFYLIGAFPALYFVEKIGRRPTLLWPFLITTIALFVLGVVSGNNPPFWIILLLFVIYGIFNTGMSSHQWIYPYELYPTHFRGTGGGFTTTVSRIASAISTFFFPVILSNYGLSTTMYISSGLLFIGFVVSIFMAPETKNKGLDDASSATVIKPEIN
- a CDS encoding aldehyde dehydrogenase family protein; this translates as MKNFEFSKLKPKVQEFLNNEIPLYINGEYQKASSNASFGVLDPSTGKQIATASEANENDVNLAVQAARNAFDNGEWTQMPEQERSNILYEFARLLKEHRVELAELESIDSGKVYETALADDIDGTIQQFEYYAGFATQISGKTTQISNDLVAYTLHEPIGVVGQIIPWNFPLLMASWKLGAALAVGCTIVIKPAMETPLSLIYAAKLFKEAGFPDGVVNIIPGQGRTVGEALTNHTDVDKLAFTGSTAVGTGVMKNAAEQIKNVTLELGGKSPAIVLNDADLDETIEGVYNGTMYNHGQNCSACTRVYVQRDIYDDVIEKLKAHAATVQVGPSMDPNSDMGPLISERQQQRVLEYIDKGKQEGAKLLCGGNKVHDEGYYVEPTIFVDVEDDMTIAREEIFGPVMAVFVFDEVDEVINRANDSEYGLASSVWTQNIKTGHHISNKLKAGTVWINTVGQELETMPFGGYKQSGIGREMGGEYGIQSYTEVKSVMINID
- the dapA gene encoding 4-hydroxy-tetrahydrodipicolinate synthase, which gives rise to MNKKPYGMIAALPTPMNNNGDIDYASYEKLIEHVISGGIHGVLVGGSGGEYSLMSFEERKEIIKFVTEKVNGRVHVMAGTGCHRTTDAIQLTQYAEEVGADFALVLHPYYMPTSDEGILAYYQAIEDNTNIGLVIYHYPEATGIELSPEVLAEISKLDHVVGIKNTADGIHTSKLLELVKNDETFALLNGYEDLFLPTLAIGGEGAIGIAPNLVPDKVAKIYELVKNNDIQQAIEINKQLLPLFNIIEEDVIPGTVKAGLKALGIFDTTTCREPLTSPSKEYEQKIAQLLESLN